One Vicugna pacos chromosome 33, VicPac4, whole genome shotgun sequence genomic region harbors:
- the LOC102527151 gene encoding uncharacterized protein, translating into MKMFLLLVNLYLLGSARECEALYKTASGENAFSEHAAVEHASGEHTAVEHASGEQAVAEHASGEYASGEHAAGEHASSEQPSGEQSSVEKPAGEQPSAEQPLGEQPSGEQVAGEQSSGEDPSGIPPSSTVSGPALNCHTCSFMNEQGKCLRGEGVCTTQNSQQCMLKKIFEGGKLQFMVQGCENMCPSMNLFSHGTRMQIICCQNQSFCNKI; encoded by the exons ATGAAGATGTTTCTCTTACTAGTGAATCTTTATCTGCTTGGATCTGCCAGAG AATGTGAGGCTTTGTACAAGACTGCTTCAGGTGAGAACGCCTTTAGCGAGCATGCTGCAGTTGAGCACGCTTCAGGTGAGCACACTGCGGTTGAACATGCTTCAGGTGAACAAGCTGTGGCTGAACACGCTTCGGGCGAGTACGCTTCAGGTGAGCATGCTGCAGGTGAACACGCTTCCAGTGAACAACCTTCAGGTGAACAGTCTTCAGTTGAAAAGCCTGCAGGTGAGCAGCCTTCAGCTGAACAGCCTTTGGGTGAACAGCCTTCAGGTGAACAGGTCGCAGGTGAACAGTCATCAGGTGAAGATCCTTCAGGCATTCCACCTTCAAGCACAGTTTCAG GCCCGGCATTAAATTGCCACACATGCTCTTTTATGAATGAACAAGGAAAATGTCTTCGTGGAGAGGGAGTCTGCACTACTCAGAATTCCCAGCAGTGCATGTTAAAGAAGATCTTTGAAG GTGGAAAACttcaatttatggttcaagggtGTGAGAACATGTGCCCATCTATGAACCTCTTCTCCCACGGAACCAGGATGCAAATCATATGCTGTCAGAACCAGTCTTTCTGCAATAAGATCTAG